ttCAAATTCTGTATCTATGGTTAgcagtaaaaaaaacaataatagaTACAATTGAATTTataccttaaagggacactccacttttttgaaaatatgctcattttccagctctcgtaaagttaaacatgtgatttttaccgttttggaatcctttcagctgatctctgggtctagcgctaccacttttagcatagcttagcataatccattgaatctgattagaccattagcatcgcgctcaaaaataaccaaagagttttgatatttttcctatttaaaacttgactcttctgtagttacatcgtgtactaagaccgaaaattaaaagttgcgattttctaggcagatatggctaggaactatactctcattctggcataataatcaaggattttgctgctgtaacatggctgcaggaggcgcaatgatgttacgcagcacctgaaaatagttcccttggtaacttttaatagcaggggactatttccaggcactgcgtaataacATTGCGCCTcctgtgatgctaatggtctaatcagattcaatggattgtgctaagctatgctaaaagtggtaccgctagtcccggagatcgactgaatggattccaatagagtaaaaatcaaatgtttaactctaggagagctggaaaagaagcatatttaaaaaataaaaagtggagtgtctctttaggTACACTTACATTTTCCATTAAAAACTGCTATGAGCGGCTTGAATTTCTTGATTTTTTCCACCAGGATTTTCCCACCCtctcgaagctccttactatgGAAAAAATAGGTTAGGGGAACATCATGTTACTATTTTCAAGCCTTGAAAGCAGCATCAAGCACCTACTGTACCTCGAAAGATCTTTGCTTCCTGGAGTCGCTCTTTCCACCATATTTGTAAAGCCAATGCCATATTTCTCAGGCAAACTGTCATCATCCATGTGATTTAGTAGCTTCTCTGTGAATCCAGATAGGAAAAGACACTTCCCTGAAAGATAAAATTGcagatttgttttaatttaacattaaGGTTGTAGAGCCAATGATAAACTGAATTTAAGTATACTTACAAAAATGATTTCCTGGACCAGGAAACCATCTCCCGATGTAAGCCGCCATCAACCCTGGATTAATTCCGATCTGtattaataaaataagaaaCACATCATTgttcaaacttttattttttttagctaATTCAAAAAGGTTTTCCAGACAGACAAACTTACAATGACATAGTCTAGGTTAGGGATGAGGATGTCTGGTAGAGTCTTCTTCATGACCTCCTCTTCAGACATGCCTTTAAAGCGATCCACTTTCCTCTTCACCTTCTTGAAGGTACCATCAATCTTCTCCTGTCCTTCAGCAGGCGGGGCGTCCTTATCCTCCTTTGCTTTTTTGGGTTTAGGTCCAGGTTTGGCTCTTGGGGCTTTAGGTTCTTTGGGTTCTTTGTTTGCTGGTCTTCCTCTCTTGCCTTTAGCAGGTGCTGGGAAGAGgtttaaaaattgtatttacTAAACTATATTAGAGTATGTATTCAGTAGTGCTTTGTAAATTTCAAACCACTGTACCTTTCTGTGGTGCACCGGGCTCTTGTTGGGCAGCATCCTCTGGGTGTACAGGCATCTGTACAGGAGGCTGCATGCCCGCCTCTTCTCTGTGTCCCTCCATCATATAGGCAGCATTGCCGTTAGCCATGTGTGGATACTGTGCCTGAAGGGCTTGTAGATGCTGTTGAGCTGACTGAACcctattataaaaataaaatggggGATAACCTCATTTGTCCTGGCATGTATTGAGATGGCCATTTAACATTTACTATgaccatatgtgaccctggtcCACAAAAACAGTCATAAGGGTACTTTTTTTCATTaggatttatacatcatttgaaagctgaataaataagctgtttattgatgtatggtttgtgaGGACTGGATGATATTTGGATAAGATAAAATCTGGGTGcaaaaaattttataaaaatcgCCTTTTCCAAAAAAGTCCTTAgaaacacatattactaatgatagaTAAAGTTTTGATCCATTTACGGtaggacatttttaaaatatcttcatggaacataatttttggcataaaaatttataattttacatacaatccataaaatgtattttttggctattgctacaatttagacttatgactggttttgtggtctagggTCACATATTATGTTGTTTatgtggttctcaaactttttcagcgtgcggccccccttgtgtacggtgcattcctttgcgtcccccccaaagaaaatgtataacaaaaaactgttctaaaacttaacattttaattaaacaaaacattcaaTTATACAAAGTAATGCTGTTGGTAAGTAGACTTATTTTTATGGctttaattacacagaaatcatgataaattaatgtattttataaaactgggggcccccagtttgagaaccactggtttatgTGACCCTATTTTTTAGACACACATACATAAGTCAGTCAGTAATGGTAATGTACATGGTATAATTAGCTATAATATCACTTATTTAAATTCCATGTCTcctatatattgtatatttctcatgttttctattatttttctATCTTTATTTCTATATTGTTTCTCTCATGTCTCTGTTTGTACTAAAATGCGTTTTCtgtaaagcaaaaaatgtaaaattgtgaaaagTGGCAAGCGCTATAGGAATATATTATTCATTCCCACATGAAAATATACAGTAGCGTACTTTAGTACTTTCTGTGGTAAACATTAGTCAAATTTACTTTTAATACTATATTGTTTTTGAACCCTATCACAGAAaacattaaaggcggggtgcatgatttttgcaAAACACTTTGGAAAGGTCCAAAGTCAGAGTCAGcatgagtaccaaaacacacttgtagccaatcagcagtaaggtgcgtgtctactaaccgacatcgctgcttgggttgtgtatgtgtggggtgggtctatcaaattGTTTAGGTGA
The DNA window shown above is from Paramisgurnus dabryanus chromosome 23, PD_genome_1.1, whole genome shotgun sequence and carries:
- the tdg.1 gene encoding thymine DNA glycosylase, tandem duplicate 1 isoform X2 gives rise to the protein MANGNAAYMMEGHREEAGMQPPVQMPVHPEDAAQQEPGAPQKAPAKGKRGRPANKEPKEPKAPRAKPGPKPKKAKEDKDAPPAEGQEKIDGTFKKVKRKVDRFKGMSEEEVMKKTLPDILIPNLDYVIIGINPGLMAAYIGRWFPGPGNHFWKCLFLSGFTEKLLNHMDDDSLPEKYGIGFTNMVERATPGSKDLSSKELREGGKILVEKIKKFKPLIAVFNGKCIYEMFCREIFGKKPKTLEFGLQPHKIPDSDTALYLMPSSSARCAQFPRAQDKVHFYIKLRELRDQLKGVAKAKEIEEVNYTFDLGLAKEDAKRIAVKEEQYDPGYETAYGGAYGEPVPEMGQSNGYCNFSTSEETAEAAEKAPTNPNPAGQVQDGQWMMQSFADQIPDIGNSSQPQTWGV
- the tdg.1 gene encoding thymine DNA glycosylase, tandem duplicate 1 isoform X1 yields the protein MDERLYGSLPNAPSEYLQQWVQSAQQHLQALQAQYPHMANGNAAYMMEGHREEAGMQPPVQMPVHPEDAAQQEPGAPQKAPAKGKRGRPANKEPKEPKAPRAKPGPKPKKAKEDKDAPPAEGQEKIDGTFKKVKRKVDRFKGMSEEEVMKKTLPDILIPNLDYVIIGINPGLMAAYIGRWFPGPGNHFWKCLFLSGFTEKLLNHMDDDSLPEKYGIGFTNMVERATPGSKDLSSKELREGGKILVEKIKKFKPLIAVFNGKCIYEMFCREIFGKKPKTLEFGLQPHKIPDSDTALYLMPSSSARCAQFPRAQDKVHFYIKLRELRDQLKGVAKAKEIEEVNYTFDLGLAKEDAKRIAVKEEQYDPGYETAYGGAYGEPVPEMGQSNGYCNFSTSEETAEAAEKAPTNPNPAGQVQDGQWMMQSFADQIPDIGNSSQPQTWGV